Sequence from the Bacteroides sp. genome:
CCCACATCTATGCCTACCACGAAGAAGATTCCGAGCACCATAAGCAAAATATAGGGTGTCCCCAGCAGCTTGAACGCCGAACGGAATGAGGCCTTGCTTTCGGTGGAAGTTGTTTCGGTAATGGGTGTCAGATGCAGCCAGATCACCGAAAGGATGGAGAAAAGCCCGAACACCAGGAAAACCAGTTTCCAGTTGCCAAACTTGATGGCAAAGTATGATGCCACAAAGGGTGCCACCATCGAGCCAATGGCCTTGATGAACTGAGAAAAACTCAGGAAGCTTGAGCGCCGGTCAACCGGCACCACATCCATGATCAGCGGGTTTGCAGAAACCTGGATAATGGTATTGCCAATACCCAGGAAGACAAAACCGATGAGCAAGGTGGGGAAAGTGTAAATGAAGAACGGAAGCAGAAGCCCTGCCGCCGTGACCATCATGCCAATGTTCACCATGTTTCGCTTGCCGATGCGATCCTGCAAAACTCCGATGGAAACCGACAGTAAAAAGAACCAGACAAAAACCGCCAAAGGGAT
This genomic interval carries:
- a CDS encoding MFS transporter, yielding IPLAVFVWFFLLSVSIGVLQDRIGKRNMVNIGMMVTAAGLLLPFFIYTFPTLLIGFVFLGIGNTIIQVSANPLIMDVVPVDRRSSFLSFSQFIKAIGSMVAPFVASYFAIKFGNWKLVFLVFGLFSILSVIWLHLTPITETTSTESKASFRSAFKLLGTPYILLMVLGIFFVVGIDVGINSTSGQFLMDKLGMDPEPAKQGRSLYFLGKMLGTFLGALLLTKFHPGKFLVFSAFATLATVLAFIWAPSPVLAITMMFLIGMAASNIFPLIFSITAGNYLTRANEISGLMIMAVSGGAFIPPLVGRVSDLLSVTAGMYVFAGCAIYLVFLSFFALVKKPKA